From a region of the Thermomicrobium roseum DSM 5159 genome:
- a CDS encoding aminotransferase class V-fold PLP-dependent enzyme: MQESDKVAAIRAAMPAVREYVYLNTGTFGPLPTLVQEAMQREAEREFLHGRITSESYERATDLKRRAREEVARLLGCRPDQIALTRHTTDGINLAVMGLDWQPGDEIVTTDMEHPGAQGPVFNVARRYGVVVRTARLGTGAGDVAGTLARLIGRRTRMVVLSHLTWNTGAILPIAEIATLAHQHGALIVVDGAQSAGSIPTDVRALGADVYAIPGQKWLCGPEGTGAVYFSDEALDRLQLTIVGYASLAPNGLEPIGGYFLPKPTAERFEVGGVNVPAIAGQVAALRWLREDIGYSWIFQRVAALGRRAADRLASLDGVDVLTPPDRMAGLVSFTVRDGDPQALVAALAQRNVIVRWITHPYSLRVSTGFYNTEDDIERLVDALEDARRATAASRSMV; encoded by the coding sequence ATGCAGGAATCCGACAAAGTCGCAGCGATCCGCGCAGCCATGCCAGCGGTCCGCGAGTACGTCTATCTCAATACCGGCACCTTCGGCCCCTTACCCACTCTCGTCCAGGAAGCGATGCAGCGAGAAGCGGAGCGAGAATTCCTGCATGGCCGCATCACCAGCGAGAGCTACGAGCGGGCCACTGACCTCAAGCGTCGGGCTCGCGAGGAAGTCGCTCGCTTGCTCGGTTGTCGCCCTGACCAGATCGCGCTCACGCGCCACACCACGGACGGGATCAATCTCGCCGTCATGGGTCTCGACTGGCAACCGGGCGACGAGATCGTGACCACCGACATGGAGCATCCCGGCGCCCAGGGACCGGTCTTCAATGTCGCCCGGCGCTATGGAGTGGTAGTTAGAACGGCCAGACTCGGCACTGGAGCAGGCGACGTCGCGGGTACGCTCGCTCGCCTGATCGGCCGGCGAACACGCATGGTCGTACTCTCTCATCTCACGTGGAATACCGGCGCCATCCTGCCCATCGCGGAGATCGCGACGCTCGCGCACCAGCACGGTGCGCTGATCGTGGTCGATGGCGCACAGTCAGCCGGCTCCATCCCGACCGATGTCCGCGCACTCGGTGCGGATGTCTATGCCATCCCTGGGCAGAAGTGGCTCTGTGGACCGGAAGGCACCGGCGCGGTCTACTTCTCCGACGAGGCGCTCGATCGCCTGCAGCTGACGATCGTCGGCTACGCCTCGCTCGCTCCCAACGGATTGGAGCCGATCGGCGGCTACTTCCTTCCCAAACCCACCGCTGAGCGCTTCGAGGTCGGAGGCGTCAATGTTCCCGCGATCGCTGGCCAGGTCGCTGCCCTCCGCTGGTTACGCGAAGACATCGGATACAGCTGGATTTTCCAGCGCGTGGCTGCCCTCGGCCGAAGAGCCGCCGACCGACTGGCCAGTCTCGATGGAGTCGACGTTCTCACTCCGCCTGACCGCATGGCTGGACTCGTGAGCTTCACGGTGCGCGACGGCGATCCGCAGGCGCTCGTCGCTGCATTGGCCCAACGCAACGTCATCGTCCGCTGGATCACGCACCCCTACAGCCTGCGCGTTTCGACCGGTTTCTACAACACCGAAGACGACATCGAGCGGCTCGTCGACGCACTCGAAGACGCCCGGCGAGCCACCGCCGCCTCGCGGAGCATGGTGTGA
- a CDS encoding trans-sulfuration enzyme family protein, translating to MDDQRRLHFRFATRAVHAGERPNPRDFIPTATPIYPTSTFLYQNIEQMDAALGGAVGVFVYGRYGNPTTEALETAVASLEEQEAALAFASGMAALHATILSCVEAGDRIVASRDLYGQTITLLRTIFGSLGVRVEFVDILDLAQVEAALRRGGVRLLLCETISNPLLRVTDLPSLAEIAHRYGARLAVDNTFATPYLVRPGTLGADYVIHSATKYLSGHGDVTAGIVATTADRRWELNEINKTIGSILGPFEAFLVLRGLKTLPLRMHRQCENASRIACWLAEHPLIERVHYPGLPTHPSHETAARLLPPGLYGAIVSFEIRHGTRERVTAFLERLRLILPATTLGDVYSEILYPVMASHRGLSPEERQAMGISDGLVRLSVGIEDPEDIIADLEQALASLA from the coding sequence ATGGACGATCAGCGCCGACTCCACTTCCGATTCGCAACTCGTGCCGTACACGCGGGCGAACGTCCGAATCCTCGCGACTTCATCCCGACCGCGACCCCGATCTATCCGACCTCGACATTCCTGTACCAGAACATCGAGCAGATGGACGCGGCGCTCGGCGGTGCTGTGGGGGTCTTCGTGTATGGACGCTATGGCAACCCCACGACGGAAGCACTCGAGACAGCAGTCGCCTCTCTCGAAGAGCAGGAAGCAGCGCTCGCCTTTGCCTCCGGAATGGCCGCCCTGCACGCCACGATCCTCTCCTGCGTCGAGGCAGGGGATCGTATCGTCGCCTCGCGCGATCTGTATGGTCAGACTATCACTCTCCTCCGCACGATCTTCGGATCGCTCGGGGTGCGAGTCGAGTTCGTCGATATCCTCGATCTCGCTCAGGTGGAAGCTGCATTGCGCCGCGGTGGGGTGCGGTTGCTCCTGTGTGAGACCATCTCCAATCCGCTGCTCCGCGTCACCGATCTTCCCAGCCTCGCTGAAATCGCCCACCGTTATGGCGCTCGGCTGGCGGTCGACAACACCTTCGCCACACCCTATCTCGTGCGTCCCGGGACGCTCGGGGCCGATTACGTGATCCACAGCGCGACGAAGTATCTTAGTGGACACGGCGATGTGACCGCGGGGATCGTCGCGACAACAGCCGATCGCCGCTGGGAACTCAACGAGATCAACAAGACGATCGGCAGTATCCTCGGTCCGTTCGAGGCCTTCCTGGTTCTCCGCGGCCTCAAGACGCTGCCGCTCCGCATGCACCGTCAATGCGAGAACGCCAGTCGGATCGCTTGCTGGCTCGCTGAACATCCGCTGATCGAGCGCGTCCATTATCCGGGCCTGCCCACTCATCCCAGTCACGAGACCGCTGCGCGCCTCCTCCCTCCGGGACTCTACGGCGCCATCGTGTCGTTCGAAATTCGCCACGGGACACGCGAACGCGTGACGGCGTTCCTCGAACGCTTGCGGCTCATTCTGCCAGCAACGACGCTGGGTGACGTCTATTCCGAGATCCTCTATCCAGTCATGGCCTCGCATCGCGGCCTTTCACCAGAAGAGCGCCAGGCAATGGGTATCAGCGACGGGCTCGTCCGGCTCTCGGTCGGTATCGAGGATCCCGAGGACATCATCGCCGATCTGGAACAGGCACTGGCAAGCCTTGCCTGA
- a CDS encoding peptide ABC transporter substrate-binding protein, translated as MKRGRIRALLRLVSVLALALPILAACARGQATPTPAPSGATPTAGQTPAAVSSPTQAAVTTPTGEKVLRIHEYTYPDVFDPQKSSFSNEIAVLHMNYEGLTRLDKDLNTVPAAAESWEFNQDGTVVTFHLRAGLKYSDGTPLTAERFRYAVERTCDPKTAGEYQSILFDIVGCEEFAGTDPNDQAAYEAARQKLGVEAPDDRTLIVRLTHPAPYFPTIASLWVFYPARKELIEQGGENWWKDPKLQIGNGPFQMVEVVEDQRIRFVANTNYWEGRPKLDAVEIIYQKESSVALEAYKAGQLDMFSPDPSQLPAIKSDPELSKQLVTYPAATTIQLSFNLTKEPFTDKKVREAFAYAFDRKTYCEQIRNGDCTPTLEWIPPGIPGHIGTDKYGFDPAKAKQALAESKYGGPDKLPEIKLTFNSDDPAARPRVEWIAGQYRDILGVNITLEPVDGKTLVAMRKDPSTYPQMTMAGWIQDYPDPQNWLSVYWKCDATFAQRFGYCNKQFDELVTKADQELDQQKRIELYKQAHQILIDDVPGPFLYNPLNIWLVKPSVTGYSPTPSDDAFPGEFASLMTLDIKK; from the coding sequence ATGAAACGAGGGCGAATACGTGCGCTTTTGCGTCTCGTCTCGGTGTTGGCGCTGGCGTTACCGATTTTGGCGGCGTGCGCGCGCGGTCAAGCGACGCCGACTCCAGCACCGAGCGGGGCAACTCCGACAGCGGGCCAGACGCCGGCTGCTGTGAGCAGTCCGACGCAAGCAGCAGTCACAACGCCGACTGGTGAGAAGGTCCTGCGGATTCACGAGTACACGTATCCGGACGTCTTCGACCCGCAGAAGAGCTCCTTCTCGAACGAGATCGCCGTTCTCCACATGAATTACGAGGGACTCACGCGGTTGGACAAGGATCTCAACACCGTGCCAGCCGCCGCTGAGTCGTGGGAATTCAACCAAGATGGTACGGTCGTCACTTTCCACCTGCGCGCCGGGTTGAAGTACAGCGATGGAACGCCGCTCACGGCTGAGCGCTTCCGCTACGCGGTCGAGCGGACGTGTGATCCCAAGACAGCTGGAGAATACCAATCGATCCTGTTCGACATCGTGGGGTGCGAAGAGTTCGCTGGTACCGATCCCAATGATCAGGCAGCGTATGAGGCCGCTCGTCAGAAACTGGGTGTCGAGGCACCGGATGATCGGACGCTGATCGTTCGCTTGACTCATCCGGCTCCCTATTTCCCGACGATCGCGTCGTTGTGGGTCTTCTATCCGGCCCGCAAGGAGCTGATCGAGCAAGGCGGTGAGAACTGGTGGAAGGATCCCAAGCTTCAGATCGGTAATGGCCCGTTCCAGATGGTTGAAGTCGTCGAGGATCAGCGCATCCGCTTCGTCGCGAACACGAACTACTGGGAAGGCCGGCCGAAGCTGGATGCGGTCGAGATTATCTACCAGAAAGAGAGCTCGGTCGCGCTCGAGGCGTACAAGGCTGGACAGCTCGACATGTTCTCGCCGGATCCCTCACAGCTCCCAGCGATCAAGAGCGATCCGGAGCTGTCCAAGCAGCTCGTGACCTACCCGGCAGCGACGACCATTCAGCTCTCCTTCAACTTGACGAAGGAGCCGTTCACGGACAAGAAGGTGCGCGAGGCTTTCGCCTACGCATTCGATCGCAAGACCTACTGCGAGCAGATCCGGAACGGCGACTGCACACCGACGCTCGAATGGATTCCACCGGGTATTCCGGGTCATATCGGGACCGACAAGTACGGGTTCGACCCGGCGAAAGCCAAACAGGCTCTGGCAGAGTCGAAGTACGGTGGCCCGGACAAGCTACCGGAGATCAAGTTGACATTCAATAGCGACGATCCTGCAGCGCGTCCGCGAGTCGAGTGGATTGCTGGACAGTATCGCGACATCCTCGGGGTGAACATCACGCTCGAGCCGGTGGATGGCAAGACACTCGTCGCGATGCGCAAGGATCCCAGCACATACCCGCAGATGACCATGGCGGGATGGATCCAGGACTATCCGGATCCCCAGAACTGGCTCAGCGTCTACTGGAAGTGCGATGCGACCTTTGCCCAGCGCTTCGGCTATTGCAACAAGCAGTTCGATGAGCTCGTGACCAAGGCCGATCAGGAACTCGACCAGCAGAAGCGGATCGAGCTGTATAAGCAGGCGCATCAGATCCTGATCGACGATGTACCGGGGCCGTTCCTCTATAACCCGCTGAACATCTGGCTGGTTAAGCCGTCCGTGACCGGGTACAGCCCGACGCCGAGCGACGATGCGTTCCCGGGCGAGTTCGCGTCACTCATGACGCTGGATATCAAGAAGTAG
- a CDS encoding ABC transporter permease, with protein MLLSFIVRRVLWLIPVVLAVTTITFFLMHQTPGGPWDREKPVAKATLEALNAKFGLNKPVWVNVAAVRERWNSGERNPLRLTLAFLDSQYFRYLWGLVRLDLGPSYRSKGTESVQSILWRKFPTTAKVGLVATAFAVVVGIPLGVLGALRQNSWIDYLSLTVATLGVSVPSFVIGVLVVIGLSQLFGVKPIRAPEEWRGFSAAYLAPGIVLGLGTMSYLTRLTRSSMLEVIRQDYVRTARAKGLSEFRVVTRHMIRNALIAVVTVLGPAVAGLVTGSFIIETIFNVPGMGREYVVAIAARDYSMIMGTTLLYALFVAIANIWVDVMYGFLDPRIRG; from the coding sequence ATGCTGCTCTCCTTCATCGTGCGTCGTGTCCTGTGGCTCATTCCCGTGGTGCTGGCCGTTACCACGATCACCTTCTTCCTGATGCATCAGACTCCGGGTGGGCCGTGGGACCGCGAAAAGCCGGTCGCCAAGGCGACACTCGAAGCACTCAATGCCAAGTTCGGCTTGAACAAGCCGGTGTGGGTGAATGTCGCAGCAGTTCGTGAACGCTGGAACAGTGGGGAACGCAATCCACTGCGCCTCACGCTCGCCTTTTTGGACAGCCAGTATTTCCGCTATCTCTGGGGATTGGTCAGATTGGACCTCGGCCCGTCTTATCGCTCCAAGGGGACGGAATCGGTCCAGAGTATCCTCTGGCGCAAGTTCCCGACGACTGCCAAAGTCGGTTTGGTGGCCACTGCTTTCGCGGTGGTGGTCGGCATCCCGCTGGGCGTCCTGGGGGCGTTGCGCCAGAACAGCTGGATCGATTACCTGAGCCTCACGGTGGCCACGCTGGGAGTATCGGTGCCGAGCTTCGTGATCGGTGTGCTGGTGGTGATCGGGCTGAGCCAGCTTTTCGGTGTGAAGCCCATCCGCGCACCGGAAGAGTGGCGAGGGTTCTCGGCGGCCTACCTGGCGCCCGGTATCGTCCTCGGCTTAGGGACGATGTCGTATTTGACCCGTTTGACGCGCTCCTCGATGCTCGAAGTGATCCGGCAGGACTATGTGCGGACAGCGCGCGCGAAGGGTCTCAGCGAGTTTCGCGTCGTCACGAGGCACATGATCCGGAATGCCTTGATCGCGGTCGTGACCGTCTTGGGACCCGCTGTGGCTGGGCTGGTGACCGGCTCATTCATCATCGAGACGATCTTCAATGTTCCCGGTATGGGGCGCGAGTATGTAGTCGCCATTGCAGCCCGTGATTATTCCATGATCATGGGGACGACGCTCCTCTATGCGCTTTTCGTGGCCATCGCCAATATTTGGGTGGACGTGATGTACGGGTTCCTGGATCCGCGCATCCGAGGATGA
- a CDS encoding ABC transporter permease — MTTVTTPRQLDRDLALRRPPRSLWSDAWRRFRKNWLALLGLGYIAFLAVVAVAAPIIAPHNPVKSDVARAGVFRQAAWVRDPNPMRTGSWEYPLGTDSVGRDVFSRLVYGTRVSLVVGFVPMVFTVSIGMLIGLVAGYLGGRIDNLLMRFTDVVYAFPDLLLFIIMQVAFQDAWIGKLLNGLVLLFITLSLVSWVTVARLVRGEVLAVKQKEFVEAARAIGANGLQVVLRHIVPNTLGPVIVVAAYIVPGAIISEAILSYLGIGIRPSVRLDAPFPTSWGSMILEGSKAWESQPWMLIAPTLAVASITLAFTFIGDGLRDAFDPRQAER, encoded by the coding sequence ATGACCACCGTGACGACTCCTCGCCAACTCGATCGCGATCTCGCGCTGCGTCGTCCGCCGCGCAGCTTATGGAGCGATGCCTGGCGTCGGTTTCGCAAGAACTGGTTGGCGCTCCTCGGTCTGGGCTATATCGCCTTCCTCGCAGTTGTCGCAGTAGCGGCACCGATCATTGCACCGCACAATCCGGTGAAGAGCGACGTGGCACGAGCCGGCGTCTTTCGCCAAGCAGCTTGGGTCCGGGACCCGAATCCGATGCGGACGGGAAGTTGGGAGTATCCGCTCGGAACGGACTCGGTGGGCCGTGATGTCTTCAGCCGCCTCGTCTATGGGACGAGGGTTTCGCTTGTGGTCGGTTTCGTGCCCATGGTCTTCACCGTCTCGATCGGGATGCTGATCGGTCTCGTTGCGGGGTATCTCGGGGGAAGAATCGACAATCTCCTGATGCGGTTCACCGACGTGGTCTATGCGTTTCCTGACCTCTTGTTGTTCATCATCATGCAGGTGGCATTCCAGGATGCCTGGATCGGGAAGCTCCTCAACGGTCTCGTGTTGCTGTTCATCACACTTTCGCTCGTGAGCTGGGTCACCGTGGCTCGGCTCGTTCGTGGTGAGGTGCTCGCTGTTAAACAGAAGGAGTTCGTGGAGGCAGCGCGGGCCATTGGAGCGAATGGCTTGCAGGTCGTGTTGCGGCACATCGTTCCGAACACCCTCGGGCCGGTCATCGTCGTGGCGGCCTACATCGTGCCGGGAGCGATCATTTCCGAGGCGATCCTGAGTTATCTCGGTATCGGGATTCGCCCCAGCGTGCGGCTCGATGCTCCTTTCCCGACGAGCTGGGGGAGCATGATTCTCGAGGGTTCCAAAGCCTGGGAATCGCAACCCTGGATGTTGATCGCCCCGACGCTCGCTGTCGCGTCGATCACGCTCGCATTCACCTTTATCGGTGACGGCCTGCGCGATGCCTTCGATCCACGGCAGGCCGAGCGCTGA
- the thiD gene encoding bifunctional hydroxymethylpyrimidine kinase/phosphomethylpyrimidine kinase encodes MSMRVPKALTIAGSDSGAGAGIQADLKTFSALGVYGSTVITAITAQNTLGVTAVHEIPTDIVAAQLDAVMEDIGADAAKTGMLSSAAIIETVASGVRRHRIDRLVVDPVMVAKSGDRLLREDAISALRETLLPLAFIVTPNAPEAEVLCGRPVRNEEEMREAARIIHGFGARYVVVKGGHVEGDQVVDLLFDGAHFERFALPRVATPHTHGTGCTFSAAIAAFLARGFDVPTAVWEAKQYLHRALEAAFAIGRGRSPVHHFHAWWAPAPETQEVRDG; translated from the coding sequence ATGTCGATGCGGGTTCCGAAGGCTCTCACGATCGCGGGGTCCGATTCGGGTGCCGGTGCCGGTATCCAGGCAGACCTGAAGACCTTCAGCGCGCTCGGCGTCTACGGCTCGACTGTGATCACCGCGATCACCGCGCAGAACACGCTCGGTGTGACGGCAGTCCACGAGATCCCGACGGACATCGTGGCAGCGCAGCTCGATGCGGTGATGGAGGACATCGGCGCCGATGCCGCCAAGACCGGCATGTTGAGCTCGGCCGCGATCATCGAGACGGTCGCTAGCGGTGTCCGGCGGCATCGGATCGACCGGCTGGTCGTCGATCCGGTGATGGTCGCCAAGAGCGGTGACCGGCTGCTCCGGGAGGACGCGATTTCCGCACTGCGCGAGACGCTCTTGCCGCTCGCGTTCATCGTGACGCCGAATGCGCCGGAGGCCGAGGTGCTGTGTGGCCGGCCGGTCCGAAACGAGGAAGAGATGCGCGAGGCGGCGCGGATCATCCACGGGTTCGGTGCACGCTATGTCGTCGTGAAGGGTGGGCACGTCGAGGGAGACCAGGTGGTCGATCTCCTCTTCGACGGGGCGCACTTCGAACGCTTCGCACTCCCGCGGGTCGCGACGCCACACACCCACGGGACCGGCTGCACGTTCTCCGCGGCGATCGCTGCGTTCCTGGCCCGCGGTTTCGACGTTCCGACAGCGGTCTGGGAGGCCAAGCAGTATCTCCACCGTGCGTTGGAAGCTGCCTTCGCGATCGGCCGTGGGCGGTCGCCGGTCCATCACTTCCACGCCTGGTGGGCACCGGCGCCGGAAACACAGGAGGTGCGCGATGGCTGA
- a CDS encoding thiazole synthase: MAETAERAWTTIEDEPLKIADREFRSRLILGTGKWRSNEEMLAALEASGCEMVTVALRRIDFDDPKSRSILEVIDWTKYQILPNTAGCRTAEEAIRVARLARAMGLSNWVKLEVIPDPKYLLPDPIGTLEAAKVLVKEGFVVLPYINQDPVLAKQLEEIGCATVMPLASPIGSGQGLPDFRWIQIIVEQASVPVIVDAGIGAPSDAALAMELGADACLINTAIAQAGDPVKMARAMRLAIEAGRLCYLAGRIPKKPYASASSPLEGVVR; the protein is encoded by the coding sequence ATGGCTGAGACTGCAGAACGCGCCTGGACGACGATCGAGGACGAGCCGCTCAAGATCGCCGATCGCGAGTTTCGCTCGCGTCTCATCCTCGGTACGGGGAAGTGGCGCTCGAACGAAGAGATGCTGGCAGCGCTCGAGGCCTCGGGCTGCGAGATGGTGACGGTCGCACTCCGCCGCATCGATTTCGACGACCCGAAGAGCCGGAGCATTCTCGAGGTGATCGACTGGACGAAGTATCAGATTCTCCCCAACACGGCTGGTTGCCGGACAGCCGAGGAAGCGATCCGGGTGGCGCGGCTCGCGCGGGCGATGGGTCTTTCCAACTGGGTCAAGCTGGAAGTGATTCCGGACCCGAAGTATCTCTTGCCGGATCCGATCGGGACGCTCGAGGCAGCGAAGGTGCTCGTCAAAGAAGGCTTCGTCGTCCTTCCGTACATCAACCAGGATCCGGTGCTGGCCAAGCAACTCGAGGAGATCGGCTGCGCCACGGTGATGCCGCTCGCCTCGCCGATCGGCTCCGGTCAAGGGCTGCCGGATTTTCGGTGGATCCAGATCATCGTCGAGCAGGCCAGCGTTCCGGTGATCGTGGATGCAGGTATCGGTGCGCCCTCGGACGCAGCGCTCGCGATGGAACTCGGAGCCGATGCCTGTCTCATCAATACCGCGATCGCCCAGGCCGGTGACCCGGTGAAGATGGCGCGGGCGATGCGACTGGCGATCGAGGCCGGGCGGCTCTGTTACCTCGCTGGTCGGATCCCGAAGAAGCCGTACGCGTCGGCGAGCTCTCCGCTCGAAGGTGTTGTCCGGTAG
- the thiE gene encoding thiamine phosphate synthase: MTTWRGVRLREALRLYVITDRALARGRPDIEIAREAIAGGATALQLRWKAGPLSEALQVGHALRALCREAGVLFVVNDRVDLALALEADGVHVGVSDLPVPETRKLVGESMVVGFSPETLEQALAAEAAGADYLGVGPVYPTTTKPDAGPAVGLEHLAQIAGAVGIPVVGIGGITAVNAAAVIRAGAVGVAVISAVVGAEDVREAARQLREVVDAALAERGR, translated from the coding sequence GTGACGACCTGGCGAGGGGTACGCCTGCGCGAGGCGCTGCGCCTGTACGTGATCACCGATCGGGCGCTCGCCCGCGGGCGCCCGGACATCGAGATCGCGCGGGAGGCAATCGCGGGCGGGGCGACCGCGCTCCAGCTGCGCTGGAAGGCCGGGCCGCTGAGCGAGGCACTCCAGGTCGGACACGCGCTGCGGGCGCTCTGCCGCGAGGCTGGCGTCCTCTTCGTCGTCAACGACCGGGTCGACCTGGCACTCGCGCTCGAAGCGGACGGCGTCCACGTCGGCGTGAGCGACCTACCGGTTCCGGAAACGCGAAAACTGGTCGGCGAGTCGATGGTCGTCGGCTTTTCGCCGGAGACGCTCGAACAGGCATTGGCAGCCGAGGCAGCCGGTGCCGACTACCTAGGCGTGGGACCGGTCTATCCGACCACCACGAAGCCGGACGCTGGTCCAGCAGTCGGACTCGAGCACCTGGCGCAGATCGCTGGGGCGGTCGGCATCCCGGTGGTCGGGATCGGGGGGATCACGGCTGTCAACGCCGCCGCGGTGATCCGTGCTGGTGCAGTCGGTGTCGCGGTGATCTCGGCGGTCGTCGGTGCGGAGGACGTGCGCGAGGCTGCACGGCAGCTCCGCGAGGTGGTGGATGCCGCGCTCGCCGAACGAGGACGGTGA
- the thiE gene encoding thiamine phosphate synthase — protein sequence MRVPRLHLVTDPEVCPFDRLLALLPALVAAGVDGVHLRAPDRAAAELLAVAQVARRVVVPPAVLLVNDRIDAALLSEADGVQLPERGLPPEGARRLLGRGRFIGCSVHSVTAAERAAQAGADFLLFGNVFETASKPGRAAAGLEALRAVTRAVPCPVIAIGGITPERVPEVVATGAHGVAVIRGILAAPDPVAAVHAFRAALDRVGAV from the coding sequence ATGCGTGTCCCGCGTCTCCACCTGGTGACCGATCCCGAGGTTTGTCCCTTCGATCGCCTGCTGGCCTTGCTGCCGGCGCTGGTCGCTGCCGGCGTCGACGGCGTTCACCTGCGGGCGCCCGACCGTGCCGCGGCCGAACTGCTCGCGGTGGCTCAAGTCGCTCGTCGCGTGGTCGTCCCGCCAGCCGTGTTGCTGGTGAACGACCGGATCGATGCCGCGCTCCTGAGCGAAGCGGACGGCGTCCAGCTTCCCGAGCGTGGCCTTCCTCCCGAGGGCGCGCGGCGCCTCCTGGGGCGTGGCCGCTTCATCGGCTGCTCGGTACACAGCGTGACAGCAGCCGAACGGGCAGCGCAAGCGGGAGCGGACTTCCTGCTCTTCGGGAACGTGTTCGAGACCGCGAGCAAGCCCGGTCGGGCGGCAGCCGGCCTCGAGGCGCTCCGGGCCGTGACGCGAGCGGTACCCTGCCCGGTGATCGCGATCGGTGGGATCACGCCGGAGCGGGTACCGGAAGTTGTGGCAACCGGCGCGCATGGTGTGGCGGTCATCCGCGGTATCTTGGCGGCCCCGGATCCGGTCGCTGCGGTGCACGCGTTTCGAGCAGCCTTGGATAGGGTAGGAGCAGTATGA
- the thiS gene encoding sulfur carrier protein ThiS, producing the protein MTIRVILNGKRVELDGARTIFDLLRSRGLDPRLVAVERNGEIVPRDRYEECELRDGDVIEVVHFVGGG; encoded by the coding sequence ATGACGATCCGGGTGATCCTGAACGGGAAGCGTGTCGAGTTGGACGGCGCGCGGACGATTTTCGATCTCCTCCGCTCGCGTGGGCTCGATCCGCGACTCGTCGCGGTGGAGCGCAATGGCGAGATCGTACCGCGCGACCGGTACGAGGAATGCGAACTCCGCGACGGCGACGTGATCGAGGTGGTGCATTTCGTCGGTGGCGGCTGA
- a CDS encoding MGMT family protein, with protein MGTAKRSQQSSPFAERVYAIVRRIPPGRVTTYGRIARAAGLTRSARMVGWLLHEAPADVAAVAHRVVNRNGELTGGWAWGHPSVMRALLEEEGVTFVDEYRVDLERHLWEPEDEFSERS; from the coding sequence ATGGGCACGGCAAAGAGAAGCCAGCAGTCATCACCGTTCGCCGAGCGGGTCTACGCCATCGTCCGGCGTATCCCGCCGGGCCGCGTCACGACCTACGGGCGTATCGCTCGCGCAGCCGGGCTCACTCGATCAGCACGAATGGTCGGTTGGCTCCTTCACGAGGCGCCAGCCGATGTCGCTGCAGTCGCGCACCGCGTGGTCAACCGGAACGGCGAGTTGACCGGCGGTTGGGCCTGGGGACACCCGAGCGTGATGCGGGCGCTCCTGGAAGAAGAAGGCGTGACGTTCGTCGACGAATACCGCGTCGATCTCGAACGACATCTCTGGGAACCCGAGGACGAGTTCTCCGAGAGATCCTGA